One Glycine soja cultivar W05 chromosome 2, ASM419377v2, whole genome shotgun sequence genomic region harbors:
- the LOC114397157 gene encoding CBL-interacting serine/threonine-protein kinase 10-like — translation MFPMENTSNILMQKYELGRLLGQGTFAKVYYARSTITNQSVAVKVIDKDKVIKNGQADHIKREISVMRLVKHPNVIELFEVMATKSKIYFVMEYAKGGELFKKVAKGKLKEEVAHKYFRQLVSAVDFCHSRGVYHRDIKPENILLDENENLKVSDFGLSALAESKRQDGLLHTTCGTPAYVAPEVIKRKGYDGAKADIWSCGVVLFVLLAGYFPFHDPNMMEMYRKISKAEFKFPSWFPQGVQRLLRKMLDPNPETRISIDKVKQCSWFRKGPNGRQKTQEGENLCVSPSVTNHSEQCGDESDDLAAEAREEQVVPVSINAFDIISLSPGFNLCGFFEDSIQKREARFTSRQPASVIISRLEEIAKQMRMKIKKRAAGLLKLEGLHEGRKGILSIDTEIFEVTPLLHLVEVKKSNGDTLEYEKILKEDIRPALKDVVWVWQGDQQEQSQQLEQQKQQQQLPQS, via the coding sequence ATGTTTCCTATGGAGAACACATCAAACATCTTGATGCAAAAATATGAGTTGGGAAGGTTACTAGGCCAAGGCACATTTGCAAAGGTTTACTATGCACGTAGCACAATCACTAACCAAAGTGTGGCTGTTAAAGTGATTGACAAGGATAAGGTTATAAAAAATGGGCAAGCTGATCACATTAAACGGGAAATATCGGTTATGAGACTGGTTAAGCATCCAAATGTTATTGAGCTTTTTGAGGTTATGGCCACCAAGAGTAAGATTTACTTTGTTATGGAATATGCTAAAGGTGGAGAGTTGTTTAAGAAGGTGGCCAAAGGAAAGCTCAAAGAAGAAGTTGCACACAAGTATTTTAGGCAGCTAGTGAGTGCAGTGGATTTTTGTCACAGTCGAGGTGTATACCATAGAGATATAAAGCCAGAGAACATTCTGTTggatgaaaatgagaatttgaAGGTCTCGGATTTCGGGTTAAGTGCGTTGGCCGAGTCCAAACGGCAAGATGGCTTGTTGCACACAACTTGTGGAACACCAGCCTATGTTGCTCCTGAGGTCATCAAAAGGAAAGGTTATGATGGTGCCAAAGCTGATATTTGGTCATGTGGGGTAGTTTTGTTTGTCTTACTGGCTGGTTACTTTCCTTTTCATGACCCTAATATGATGGAGATGTATAGGAAGATAAGCAAGGCAGAGTTTAAATTTCCTAGTTGGTTCCCGCAAGGTGTTCAGCGGCTATTGCGCAAGATGTTGGATCCGAATCCGGAAACTAGGATTTCCATAGATAAGGTTAAGCAATGTTCTTGGTTTAGGAAGGGGCCAAATGGTAGACAGAAAACACAAGAAGGGGAAAACCTGTGTGTCTCTCCTTCAGTTACAAATCATTCTGAACAATGTGGtgatgaaagtgatgatttaGCAGCAGAAGCAAGGGAAGAGCAAGTTGTGCCAGTAAGTATAAATGCCTTTGATATAATCTCCCTTTCACCAGGTTTTAATCTTTGTGGATTCTTTGAAGACAGTATTCAGAAAAGGGAAGCAAGGTTTACTTCAAGACAACCGGCATCAGTCATCATCTCCAGGCTGGAAGAAATCGCGAAGCAGATgaggatgaaaataaagaaaagggcTGCAGGTTTGTTGAAATTGGAGGGCCTTCATGAAGGTAGGAAGGGGATTTTATCCATTGATACAGAGATCTTTGAGGTTACTCCACTTTTGCATTTGGTGGAGGTGAAGAAATCAAATGGAGATACATTGGAATATGAGAAAATACTGAAGGAGGACATTAGGCCTGCTCTTAAAGACGTTGTTTGGGTTTGGCAAGGTGACCAACAAGAGCAATCACAACAGTTGGAGCAACAGAAGCAGCAACAACAATTACCACAGTCATAA